One window of the bacterium genome contains the following:
- a CDS encoding HNH endonuclease family protein translates to MSESPTEELVASLRVEEERWEGYDRGLFSHWSDLDGDGCDTRREVLIRDSAPDYLVMAADRPCWVVSGRWGSPYDGLVLTDAAHVDIDHLVPLAEAWRSGAWRWDSGRRELFANDERSLLAVSAVSNRTKGADDPSEWLPPVEEAICPYAVAWVEAKVRWDLSVDASELATLKQLFGGPCTGWLVALP, encoded by the coding sequence GTGTCCGAGTCGCCGACGGAGGAGCTTGTGGCCAGCTTGCGGGTCGAAGAGGAGCGGTGGGAGGGGTACGATCGGGGGCTTTTCTCCCACTGGTCGGATCTCGACGGTGATGGGTGTGACACGCGGCGGGAGGTTCTGATCCGGGACTCGGCACCGGACTACTTGGTGATGGCGGCTGACCGGCCATGCTGGGTGGTGTCTGGCCGATGGGGGTCGCCCTATGACGGGCTGGTCCTGACCGACGCCGCCCACGTGGACATTGATCACTTGGTTCCGTTGGCTGAGGCCTGGCGTTCCGGTGCGTGGAGGTGGGACTCGGGGCGGCGGGAACTTTTCGCCAACGATGAGAGATCATTGTTGGCGGTCTCGGCCGTGTCGAACCGGACCAAGGGCGCGGACGATCCATCGGAGTGGTTGCCGCCGGTTGAGGAAGCAATCTGTCCCTATGCGGTGGCTTGGGTGGAGGCCAAGGTCCGGTGGGATCTGTCTGTGGACGCCTCCGAACTTGCGACCCTCAAGCAACTGTTCGGAGGTCCGTGCACGGGTTGGCTGGTGGCGTTGCCCTGA
- a CDS encoding adenosylcobalamin-dependent ribonucleoside-diphosphate reductase gives MNGLKIDRRYTTAGEDPYSGVTWQRRDARITNPDGSVVFEMEGAEVPAGWSRVASDIIVSKYFRKAGVPTDGDHLDSERSARQVFDRLAGTWRRWGERLGYFASAGDAAAFEDEMRYQLCRQMGAPNSPQWFNTGLNWAYGLTGPPQGFWFVDPETGEMAPSPDSYSHPAPHACFILKVEDDLVNPGGIMDLWLRESRVFKFGAGAGSNFSAIRAEGERLSGGGTSSGVMSFLRVGDRAAGAIKSGGTTRRAAKMVILDIDHPDIEAFINWKKEEEEKARILIEQGGFPADFNGEAYATVSGQNSNNSVRVTDRFLRAVESDGEWRLTERTTGRVVRTVRAGHLWNSIAAAAWACADPGVQFDTTINDWHTCPEGGPIRGSNPCSEYMFLDNTACNLASLNLVAFYDEKTRSFDVDGFLHTIRLWTIMLEISVAMAHFPSREVARGSYDYRTLGLGYTNLGSLLMRQGIPYDSPQGRAVAGAVTAVLTGHAYATSAEIAQAVGPFPRFDENREAMLRVIRNHRRAAYDAPPGEYEGLSRTVMGVSRRYCPPDLAQAARDVWDRALALGEVHGFRNAQVSVLAPGGTVGLVMDCDTTGVEPDFALVKFKKLAGGGYFRIVNNAVEPGLRALGYDDEQRRAILEYMVGTGSLEGAPHVNRCSLRSHGFSDTDLDRMEGDMGDGFDLRSAFDVLAVGDVTLRRLGVPPDLAEQPDFDLLRWLGYTPEQIRAANDHVFGRHAIEGAPHLQREHLGVFDTANRNGRHGQRFIHYEGHIRMMAAAQAFISGAISKTINMPNEVSPLDIRDAYSLSWNLGLKAIALYRDGSKASQPLSSTTTTPGEEDAELADALAVEQRLAFGPLPEGISPTQACRQGLNPPRFVLSASRRGWTHEARVGGHKLFLRTGEYSDGTPGELFIDLAKEGTTLRGVLSCFAIAVSKGLQYGVPLGEFVDTFLFQTFEPRGLVQGHPSIKTASSMVDYIFRSLGIEYLGREELGQVRSTSQLELAAPPDPAVAEAGTQLRLEATPDGAAIAAVQTRHAGQNGSASASQMFLGDMMGDAPMCDECGHLTVRNGSCYCCLNCGTSLGCS, from the coding sequence GTGAATGGTTTGAAGATTGATCGGCGGTACACCACTGCCGGTGAGGATCCGTACAGTGGGGTGACGTGGCAGCGGCGGGACGCTCGCATCACCAACCCGGACGGTTCGGTGGTGTTCGAGATGGAAGGCGCGGAGGTGCCTGCCGGTTGGTCGAGGGTGGCATCGGACATCATCGTCTCCAAATACTTCCGGAAGGCGGGTGTTCCGACCGACGGCGACCATCTGGATTCGGAACGGTCTGCCCGGCAGGTGTTTGACCGGCTCGCCGGAACGTGGCGACGGTGGGGTGAAAGACTTGGATACTTCGCCTCTGCTGGGGACGCGGCGGCGTTCGAGGACGAGATGCGGTACCAGCTGTGCAGGCAGATGGGCGCACCGAACTCGCCACAGTGGTTTAACACCGGATTGAACTGGGCCTACGGACTGACCGGCCCGCCGCAGGGATTCTGGTTTGTCGATCCCGAGACCGGAGAGATGGCCCCTTCCCCGGATTCCTACTCCCACCCGGCGCCTCACGCCTGTTTCATCCTCAAGGTCGAGGACGATCTGGTCAATCCGGGAGGGATCATGGATCTGTGGCTGCGGGAGTCCCGCGTTTTCAAGTTCGGTGCCGGTGCCGGCTCCAATTTCTCCGCTATCCGAGCCGAAGGCGAGCGCCTGTCCGGCGGCGGCACGTCCTCGGGGGTCATGTCGTTCCTGAGGGTCGGGGACCGGGCGGCTGGAGCTATCAAATCGGGCGGCACCACCCGCCGCGCGGCCAAGATGGTCATTCTTGACATCGACCATCCCGACATTGAGGCCTTCATCAACTGGAAGAAAGAGGAGGAGGAAAAGGCCAGGATCCTCATCGAACAAGGCGGGTTCCCTGCCGACTTCAACGGAGAGGCGTACGCCACTGTGTCGGGGCAGAACTCCAACAACTCGGTGCGGGTCACCGACCGATTCCTGCGAGCCGTGGAGTCCGACGGTGAGTGGCGGCTAACCGAGCGCACCACCGGCAGGGTGGTGAGGACCGTCCGGGCCGGGCACCTGTGGAACAGCATCGCCGCCGCCGCGTGGGCTTGCGCTGATCCCGGGGTCCAGTTCGACACCACCATCAACGACTGGCACACCTGCCCTGAGGGTGGCCCCATTCGGGGTTCCAATCCCTGTTCGGAATACATGTTTTTGGACAACACGGCCTGCAACCTGGCGTCTTTGAACCTGGTGGCGTTCTACGACGAAAAGACTCGGTCCTTCGACGTGGACGGGTTTCTGCACACCATTCGCCTGTGGACGATCATGTTGGAGATCTCCGTGGCCATGGCCCACTTTCCTTCCCGGGAGGTGGCCCGGGGTTCCTACGACTACCGCACCCTCGGCCTGGGTTACACCAACCTCGGGTCTCTGTTGATGCGCCAGGGCATCCCGTACGACTCCCCCCAGGGAAGGGCAGTCGCCGGCGCGGTGACCGCGGTTCTGACCGGCCACGCCTACGCCACCTCTGCGGAAATCGCCCAAGCAGTGGGCCCGTTTCCCAGGTTCGACGAGAACCGGGAGGCGATGCTGCGGGTGATCCGGAACCATCGCCGCGCCGCTTACGACGCTCCCCCAGGGGAGTACGAGGGGCTGTCCCGGACGGTGATGGGCGTGAGCAGACGGTATTGCCCCCCTGACCTGGCCCAGGCCGCCCGCGATGTTTGGGACCGGGCTTTGGCCCTGGGGGAGGTGCATGGGTTCCGCAACGCCCAAGTAAGTGTTCTCGCGCCGGGCGGGACCGTCGGATTGGTGATGGACTGTGACACCACCGGGGTCGAACCGGACTTTGCGCTGGTCAAGTTCAAGAAACTGGCCGGCGGTGGTTACTTCAGGATCGTCAACAATGCGGTGGAACCCGGGTTGCGGGCTCTCGGGTACGACGACGAGCAGCGGCGAGCGATCCTCGAGTACATGGTCGGAACGGGATCTCTCGAAGGGGCTCCGCATGTCAACCGTTGCAGCCTGAGATCGCACGGGTTTTCTGACACCGACCTGGACAGAATGGAGGGGGACATGGGTGATGGGTTCGACCTCCGGTCGGCGTTCGACGTCTTGGCTGTCGGCGATGTCACCTTGCGCCGCCTCGGCGTCCCACCCGACTTGGCCGAGCAGCCCGACTTTGATCTGCTGCGGTGGCTCGGGTACACACCGGAGCAGATCCGAGCGGCCAACGACCATGTGTTCGGCCGGCACGCCATCGAGGGCGCACCGCATCTGCAGAGAGAGCATCTGGGGGTGTTCGACACCGCCAACCGCAACGGCCGGCATGGGCAACGGTTCATTCACTACGAAGGGCACATCAGGATGATGGCCGCCGCTCAGGCGTTCATCTCAGGTGCCATTTCCAAGACCATCAACATGCCCAACGAGGTCAGCCCCTTGGATATCCGGGACGCCTACTCACTCTCGTGGAATCTGGGATTGAAGGCAATTGCCCTCTACCGGGACGGCAGCAAGGCCTCCCAGCCTCTCTCATCGACAACCACCACCCCTGGCGAGGAAGACGCCGAACTTGCCGACGCACTGGCGGTCGAACAGCGGTTGGCGTTCGGGCCCCTCCCCGAGGGGATCTCCCCCACCCAGGCGTGCCGCCAGGGTTTAAACCCTCCCCGCTTCGTGCTGTCGGCCAGCCGACGGGGTTGGACCCACGAGGCCCGGGTAGGCGGTCACAAACTGTTCCTTCGCACCGGCGAGTACTCGGACGGCACCCCCGGGGAGCTGTTCATCGACCTCGCTAAGGAGGGCACCACCCTGCGAGGGGTCCTGTCCTGTTTCGCTATCGCAGTCTCCAAGGGCCTTCAATACGGCGTACCCCTGGGGGAGTTCGTGGACACGTTCCTGTTCCAAACCTTCGAACCGCGGGGCTTGGTGCAGGGCCATCCCAGCATCAAGACGGCCTCGTCGATGGTTGACTACATCTTCCGGTCTTTAGGCATCGAATACCTGGGCAGGGAAGAACTCGGCCAGGTGCGTTCCACTTCTCAGCTCGAACTGGCGGCGCCGCCTGACCCCGCCGTGGCAGAAGCAGGCACACAACTCCGCCTGGAAGCGACCCCAGACGGGGCGGCCATAGCGGCGGTGCAGACCCGTCATGCTGGCCAGAACGGCTCCGCTTCCGCTTCTCAAATGTTCCTCGGGGACATGATGGGCGACGCTCCCATGTGCGACGAATGCGGCCACCTGACGGTCCGCAACGGCAGCTGCTACTGCTGCCTGAACTGTGGAACGTCGCTGGGCTGCAGCTGA
- a CDS encoding zincin-like metallopeptidase domain-containing protein, with product MASTKRIDRVQAVATEVAQAMATAMESNPSRWTQPWSALGAATPHNPVSEVIYNGINRWVLTVAGVTFGDDPNAWATYRQWQQVECQVRRGMHGVYIIRPMFTRCCKDRKCRDGDLCGNSRRLVGITTHTVFHHTQVDGEVPQDPRFTAVEHASFEHEEIDRMFDTLGATREYGGDEACYTPETDRIRMPKPEQFFDVGGYASTMAHEYAHWTGHPSRLNRFDESTIPSREERAFEELTAELGSVIICNALGMEHEPPPQHAAYLTSWTKALKGDNGAAIMLTASSQATKAAAWIVNGIQRGLEQGRTTPATEVIVAQQKPTNVLPQPARTETVAARGLSL from the coding sequence TTGGCCAGCACAAAGCGCATCGACAGAGTCCAGGCGGTAGCCACCGAAGTGGCCCAGGCCATGGCCACAGCCATGGAGAGCAACCCAAGCCGGTGGACCCAACCGTGGAGCGCCCTCGGTGCCGCAACCCCCCACAACCCCGTCTCCGAAGTGATCTACAACGGCATAAACCGGTGGGTGCTGACCGTGGCCGGTGTGACCTTCGGCGACGACCCGAACGCCTGGGCCACATACCGTCAATGGCAACAGGTCGAATGCCAGGTACGCCGCGGGATGCACGGCGTCTACATCATCCGGCCCATGTTCACCCGCTGCTGTAAGGACAGGAAGTGCCGGGACGGTGACCTGTGCGGCAACTCCCGCCGCCTAGTCGGAATCACTACCCATACCGTTTTTCACCACACCCAGGTGGACGGCGAAGTCCCACAAGACCCACGGTTCACGGCCGTAGAGCACGCTTCCTTTGAGCATGAAGAGATCGACAGGATGTTCGACACCCTGGGAGCGACCCGCGAATACGGCGGCGACGAGGCCTGCTACACCCCGGAGACCGACCGTATCCGGATGCCCAAGCCAGAGCAGTTCTTCGACGTCGGCGGCTACGCCTCGACCATGGCCCACGAATACGCCCACTGGACCGGCCATCCCTCCCGCCTCAACCGCTTCGACGAATCCACGATCCCCAGCCGGGAGGAACGGGCCTTCGAGGAACTTACAGCCGAACTCGGGTCGGTCATCATCTGCAACGCCCTCGGAATGGAACACGAACCACCCCCCCAGCACGCTGCCTACCTCACCTCTTGGACCAAGGCACTCAAAGGCGACAACGGCGCGGCGATCATGCTCACTGCCTCATCCCAAGCCACCAAAGCGGCCGCTTGGATCGTGAACGGCATCCAACGAGGACTGGAACAAGGACGCACCACCCCCGCAACCGAGGTGATCGTCGCCCAGCAGAAACCAACCAACGTCCTCCCCCAACCGGCCCGCACCGAGACCGTGGCAGCCCGCGGTCTCAGCTTGTAA
- a CDS encoding ATP-binding protein translates to MADAVVDNVVVGRDHSAWMVFAVGSPHYGMLLDTQAALGSLDAVERLVESVTARRWRLVSTLATVDADTVAARMAATSDRESWRVEIEAERKRLSRGMELTERRFWLWVEGDVTAEPAGPVARYAHRVQRMLGLAAPARASWVDREAMARGAEATVARAANAVGLRPATTGEVMELLERIPRGSAFVPPPEPDDDLPHLLPVPKPGGVMIGNGMVDGGSAWRLGEAMWAEPIRGVAVAAMPFDGRVAHTTAVVAQLPNAWRLPGGGELLWRLDKLDAPWEWCVDVSVVPHSVAAAKTRNQARRLTSEYAQFAGDPAGPPPELDLAHELVETQRRALAERQNSDELVISVALATAVRVDGEDVVAAGERLRRRVEGLRGLAASVQVTLGVPSGDQVAARRWWAPQRVLGPVARDYRQYVMADGLAGLGPCLQSQLGDPRGALLGMMDDRGVPVPVLFDPTLGPRAQSVGGHPRSPSMGIAGKLGSGKSVFAKRVLWTALAAGGRVVVVDRSNMDNGTGEYVEFGKAIAGLSPEISVEVINVTDPAAGSIDPMRAIPDRELAAKTAVKLLSYAAGLDPRSKVASAIARMASERHGVPLLSMVREAATGAPEGGGWSRIVDLVEVLAADQIGGALFDPRRPPADLTADLIVLHAPGLSLVETPDTPSEVAATAVVLGLMLVARAVIAPPERYGALLLDEAWSVLDDVRSRSVVVESIRDGRKHNAAVLLATQSPSDFYASAELAELLGYFAVFGVETESAGQAAAKLAGIDPDLATPALMSLPTGVMMWRDVYGRNGLVDVLLPADPRLAAAIDTTPAASERSAAVS, encoded by the coding sequence ATGGCTGATGCCGTAGTAGACAATGTGGTGGTCGGGAGAGATCATTCGGCTTGGATGGTGTTCGCGGTCGGGTCGCCACATTATGGGATGTTGCTGGACACCCAAGCCGCGTTGGGGTCGCTGGATGCGGTCGAACGACTGGTCGAGTCGGTGACGGCCCGGCGGTGGCGGTTGGTGTCCACGCTGGCTACCGTGGACGCGGACACTGTGGCGGCGCGTATGGCCGCCACGTCCGACCGTGAGTCGTGGCGGGTAGAGATAGAGGCGGAGCGGAAGCGGTTATCACGGGGGATGGAGTTGACAGAACGTAGGTTTTGGCTTTGGGTGGAGGGCGATGTAACGGCTGAACCGGCGGGGCCGGTGGCGCGATATGCGCATCGAGTGCAACGGATGTTGGGGTTGGCGGCACCCGCCCGGGCGAGTTGGGTGGACAGGGAGGCCATGGCCCGGGGGGCGGAGGCGACGGTTGCCAGGGCCGCCAATGCGGTGGGGCTGCGACCGGCGACTACCGGCGAGGTGATGGAGTTGTTGGAGCGTATCCCTCGGGGGTCTGCGTTCGTTCCCCCACCGGAGCCCGACGACGACTTGCCCCATTTGCTGCCGGTGCCCAAGCCCGGTGGGGTGATGATCGGCAATGGGATGGTGGACGGCGGATCTGCCTGGCGGCTGGGAGAGGCTATGTGGGCGGAACCGATCCGGGGGGTGGCGGTGGCGGCGATGCCGTTTGATGGGAGGGTGGCGCACACCACGGCCGTGGTGGCCCAGTTGCCGAACGCCTGGCGGTTGCCCGGCGGCGGAGAGCTGTTGTGGAGGTTGGACAAGTTGGATGCTCCTTGGGAGTGGTGTGTGGATGTTTCGGTGGTGCCGCATTCGGTGGCGGCTGCGAAGACCCGCAATCAGGCGCGACGACTGACCTCGGAATATGCCCAGTTTGCGGGGGATCCAGCCGGCCCGCCGCCGGAACTGGACTTGGCCCACGAGTTGGTGGAGACCCAGCGGAGGGCGTTGGCCGAGAGACAGAACTCCGACGAGTTGGTGATCTCGGTGGCGTTGGCTACTGCGGTCCGGGTGGATGGCGAAGATGTAGTGGCAGCCGGGGAGCGATTGAGGCGCAGGGTTGAGGGGTTGCGAGGCCTGGCCGCATCGGTTCAGGTGACTTTGGGTGTGCCTTCAGGTGATCAGGTCGCCGCGCGGCGGTGGTGGGCTCCGCAACGGGTCCTGGGGCCGGTCGCTAGGGATTATCGACAGTATGTCATGGCTGATGGTTTGGCAGGCCTGGGCCCGTGCCTTCAGTCGCAGTTGGGAGATCCCCGGGGAGCGTTGTTGGGGATGATGGACGATCGTGGCGTTCCGGTACCGGTGTTGTTCGACCCCACCCTGGGTCCACGGGCACAGTCGGTGGGTGGCCACCCCCGCTCACCCTCGATGGGAATCGCGGGGAAGTTAGGGTCCGGCAAGTCGGTCTTCGCCAAAAGGGTGCTGTGGACGGCGCTGGCCGCCGGCGGCCGGGTTGTGGTGGTGGATCGAAGCAATATGGACAATGGCACCGGCGAGTATGTGGAATTCGGTAAGGCGATCGCCGGGCTCTCTCCGGAGATCTCCGTGGAAGTGATCAATGTGACTGATCCTGCGGCTGGGAGCATCGACCCGATGCGGGCCATACCCGACCGGGAGTTGGCGGCTAAGACGGCAGTGAAGCTTTTGTCTTATGCGGCCGGGCTGGATCCCCGCTCCAAGGTGGCGTCGGCGATAGCTCGAATGGCGTCGGAGCGGCACGGTGTCCCGCTGTTGTCGATGGTTCGGGAGGCCGCAACAGGGGCGCCTGAAGGTGGGGGCTGGTCGCGGATCGTGGATTTGGTGGAGGTGCTGGCAGCCGACCAGATCGGTGGTGCGCTGTTTGATCCACGACGCCCACCTGCCGACCTCACTGCCGACCTGATCGTGTTGCATGCCCCCGGGCTGTCGCTCGTGGAGACGCCTGATACCCCCTCGGAGGTGGCAGCGACGGCGGTAGTGCTGGGTTTGATGTTGGTGGCCCGGGCGGTAATCGCTCCCCCGGAGCGGTACGGGGCCCTGCTGTTGGATGAGGCATGGTCGGTGTTGGACGATGTGAGATCCCGGAGTGTGGTGGTGGAATCGATCCGTGACGGGCGGAAGCACAACGCTGCTGTGCTGTTGGCCACCCAGTCCCCTTCGGACTTTTATGCCTCTGCCGAGTTGGCCGAATTGTTGGGATACTTCGCCGTGTTTGGTGTCGAGACAGAGTCCGCGGGACAGGCCGCAGCCAAGCTGGCGGGGATCGACCCCGACCTAGCAACACCGGCTCTCATGTCCCTGCCGACGGGTGTGATGATGTGGCGTGATGTTTACGGCAGGAACGGTCTGGTCGACGTGTTGCTTCCTGCCGACCCGCGGCTGGCAGCGGCGATCGACACGACCCCCGCGGCGTCCGAGCGGTCGGCGGCGGTGTCGTGA
- a CDS encoding type IV secretory system conjugative DNA transfer family protein, giving the protein MRGSSRSQRAHPRLFEWGGVEWWVLIPGGLLFGYVVLTAALWLGTFVVGADAGWASPADMLGLVWAMLSLGHRLDEAWLLGGHAHAVAAAGWLWGIATTVAVALCGTGMAVWEWWQADLPLPKGKPKARRMKEVRLRDWPIKPPYSPTRPGAGLLLGHPRYRRGKVTVAVDGLPGLVIGPTGSGKTRHVIGPNIAHWPGPVVATSVKTDLAELTLPHRQPKGRVFGYEPTGRLWPWMQELGITPVVWDPVAILNEVGATRENADLLAQFLSSQSSAHQAGSAGLWARLSHQVISQVLLVAAETGHSLYDAQNWLANLVEFRQKEIDPDQLSAQGKLSMKRLREMAAKDPKLLGSVEVSILEVANALTFTAENPDAPSLPTTVTTADSQDTLYLIADHLSQGTHQAVFAAVLRHLFHLTETHHPPAGEEPPRPLFALDELANLARLKDFPQVLSTIRSHGQVLTGLQELSQLVAGWGRDNATTIIGNHPTKIQLGGSSDASQLQAWATLSGKPDDDNKHTDPASWRKIKPGRGRVLAGDMDPFDLRLVKPQRWLNPLGEKPERNGSPPTPTPPTRPTPGGETAVFNGPSETEGAFGGFDLQEMCQAEQLTIEPITVPNPTTQDPAEGPFLPVPIADRNAEAYARSQATAEDPLPSDGGGHRSEVHPDVQYRFDEDGDECWRWAGETESHYGEPPSIEYDSVGGYEL; this is encoded by the coding sequence ATGAGAGGGTCTTCTAGGTCCCAGAGGGCCCACCCGAGATTGTTCGAGTGGGGAGGTGTCGAGTGGTGGGTTCTGATACCTGGTGGTCTCCTGTTCGGATATGTGGTGTTGACCGCCGCTTTGTGGCTTGGGACCTTCGTTGTCGGCGCTGACGCCGGGTGGGCATCACCCGCGGACATGTTGGGTCTGGTGTGGGCCATGCTGTCGCTGGGTCATCGGCTCGATGAGGCTTGGCTGTTGGGCGGCCACGCGCACGCGGTGGCGGCGGCGGGATGGCTGTGGGGGATAGCCACCACCGTGGCAGTGGCGCTGTGCGGCACGGGAATGGCGGTGTGGGAGTGGTGGCAAGCCGACCTGCCGTTACCGAAGGGAAAGCCGAAAGCGCGGCGCATGAAGGAGGTACGTCTTAGGGATTGGCCGATCAAACCGCCCTACTCGCCGACCCGACCGGGCGCCGGGCTGCTGCTGGGCCATCCCCGTTATCGCCGCGGCAAGGTGACCGTCGCGGTGGACGGTCTGCCCGGTCTGGTGATAGGCCCGACGGGATCGGGCAAGACCCGCCACGTCATCGGCCCGAACATTGCCCATTGGCCGGGTCCGGTAGTGGCTACCTCGGTCAAGACGGATCTGGCCGAGTTAACCCTGCCGCATCGGCAGCCCAAGGGCCGGGTCTTCGGCTACGAACCCACCGGACGGCTGTGGCCGTGGATGCAGGAACTGGGAATAACACCAGTCGTTTGGGATCCCGTGGCGATCCTCAACGAAGTGGGAGCCACAAGGGAGAACGCCGATCTGCTGGCACAGTTCCTTTCCTCCCAGTCGTCCGCGCACCAGGCAGGCTCGGCGGGCCTGTGGGCAAGACTCAGCCACCAGGTCATCTCCCAGGTGCTGCTGGTGGCCGCCGAAACAGGCCACTCCCTATATGACGCTCAAAACTGGCTGGCCAACCTGGTCGAATTCCGCCAAAAGGAGATCGACCCGGACCAACTCAGCGCCCAAGGAAAGTTGAGTATGAAACGGCTCCGGGAAATGGCCGCCAAGGACCCCAAACTATTGGGAAGCGTAGAGGTCTCCATCCTCGAGGTCGCCAACGCCCTGACCTTCACCGCCGAGAACCCCGACGCGCCGTCCCTGCCCACCACCGTCACCACCGCCGACAGTCAGGACACCCTCTATCTGATAGCCGATCACCTGAGCCAGGGAACCCACCAGGCGGTGTTCGCCGCCGTTCTGCGACACCTATTTCACCTCACCGAAACCCATCACCCGCCGGCGGGAGAGGAACCCCCGCGGCCCCTGTTTGCTCTGGACGAGTTGGCCAACCTGGCCCGGCTGAAAGACTTCCCGCAAGTGCTCTCCACCATCCGGTCTCACGGTCAGGTGCTCACTGGGCTCCAGGAACTGTCGCAGCTGGTGGCCGGGTGGGGGAGAGACAACGCCACCACCATCATCGGGAACCATCCCACCAAAATACAACTCGGGGGCAGCTCCGACGCCAGCCAGCTCCAGGCGTGGGCCACGCTGAGCGGCAAACCCGACGACGACAACAAGCACACCGACCCAGCAAGTTGGCGGAAGATCAAACCCGGGCGGGGCAGAGTCCTGGCCGGAGACATGGATCCATTCGATCTGCGCCTGGTGAAACCACAACGGTGGCTTAACCCTCTGGGAGAGAAGCCCGAGCGGAATGGGAGTCCCCCGACCCCAACGCCACCAACGAGGCCAACTCCAGGAGGGGAGACCGCCGTATTCAACGGTCCCTCTGAAACGGAGGGGGCTTTCGGGGGGTTCGACCTACAGGAAATGTGCCAAGCCGAACAGTTGACAATCGAACCGATCACCGTTCCCAACCCAACCACCCAGGACCCAGCGGAAGGGCCCTTCCTGCCGGTACCGATCGCCGACCGCAACGCCGAAGCCTACGCACGGTCGCAAGCCACCGCGGAAGACCCGCTGCCCTCTGATGGGGGAGGGCACCGGTCGGAAGTCCACCCGGACGTGCAGTACCGATTCGACGAAGACGGGGACGAATGTTGGCGGTGGGCGGGTGAAACCGAATCGCATTACGGGGAACCACCGAGTATCGAATACGACAGCGTAGGGGGATACGAACTATGA
- a CDS encoding zincin-like metallopeptidase domain-containing protein, with protein MTEQNSPGAVGQELASAIAISIETNPNTWTRPWSVTGEATPHNPITHEIYRGVNRLLLSNAAYAEAHKVGAWATKRDWRRAGIDVEPDRPGIAIVVPSETTCWDDPACDDGCGKATIRGFRTSTVFHYTATGSDQPPATHPRFQTAPPAFTADQISEMFAGLGAAIETGAQPYYSLTTDRITIPTSDMTAGLDHWVSTLAREHIHWTGHPSRLNRQVRKATSRQQALQQLVGEFGGLLLTNSLGLHYHPGQENQSTRHAWVSQLQGSTGGRVISETVASACAAAQMIRNGLNPIPQTSRHQPTATEPTSDHEPSNPPAPKAGRPKTKRPRRRRRRVRVFTRKTHSSPPLTTPTEPKPEPVTEMASAATAPDEESNDHDRRTVAWWIMERVAADNGDDETASQTIADLLDLPAEHCQRPPSAAPGHASREERLRVAKWMLEQVIADNDDPTEGAHHIGRLLGIAPREIQPPQNDQAMHL; from the coding sequence ATGACAGAGCAGAACAGTCCAGGTGCCGTAGGGCAGGAGTTGGCGAGCGCAATCGCCATATCCATCGAGACCAACCCCAACACCTGGACCCGACCGTGGAGCGTCACCGGCGAAGCCACACCCCACAACCCGATCACCCACGAGATTTACCGTGGCGTCAACCGTCTCCTGTTGTCCAACGCCGCCTACGCCGAAGCACACAAGGTGGGAGCGTGGGCTACCAAACGGGACTGGCGCAGGGCCGGGATCGACGTGGAACCCGACCGTCCCGGCATTGCCATAGTTGTGCCATCAGAAACAACCTGCTGGGACGACCCCGCCTGCGACGACGGGTGCGGCAAAGCCACCATCCGGGGCTTCCGGACTTCCACCGTCTTTCATTACACCGCCACCGGAAGCGACCAGCCACCGGCCACCCATCCCCGCTTCCAGACAGCGCCACCAGCCTTCACCGCCGACCAGATAAGCGAAATGTTCGCCGGGTTGGGCGCCGCCATCGAAACCGGTGCCCAACCGTACTACTCGCTAACCACGGATCGAATCACCATACCCACATCGGACATGACAGCCGGCCTCGACCACTGGGTCTCGACCCTGGCCCGGGAACACATCCACTGGACCGGCCATCCCTCCCGACTTAACCGGCAAGTCCGCAAGGCCACCAGCCGACAGCAAGCCCTACAACAGTTGGTCGGAGAATTCGGGGGACTGCTGCTGACCAACTCTCTGGGACTGCACTACCACCCGGGGCAGGAGAATCAGAGCACACGACACGCATGGGTGTCACAACTGCAAGGCAGCACGGGCGGGCGCGTCATCAGCGAAACGGTCGCATCGGCCTGCGCCGCCGCGCAGATGATCAGAAACGGCCTGAACCCCATTCCCCAAACGTCCCGACACCAGCCAACAGCCACCGAACCAACGTCCGACCACGAACCGTCCAACCCACCAGCCCCCAAAGCCGGCCGGCCGAAGACCAAAAGACCCCGAAGGCGACGCCGCCGGGTAAGGGTGTTCACCCGCAAAACCCACTCCTCGCCGCCGCTCACCACCCCAACCGAACCAAAACCCGAGCCGGTCACCGAGATGGCGTCCGCCGCCACGGCACCTGACGAAGAATCCAACGATCACGACCGCCGCACAGTTGCATGGTGGATCATGGAACGGGTGGCCGCCGACAACGGCGACGACGAAACCGCCTCGCAAACCATCGCAGACCTCCTCGACCTTCCCGCCGAACACTGCCAGCGCCCACCATCCGCCGCCCCCGGCCATGCCTCCCGGGAAGAACGCCTCCGAGTAGCGAAGTGGATGCTGGAACAGGTCATCGCCGACAACGACGACCCCACCGAAGGAGCCCACCACATCGGGCGCCTGCTGGGAATCGCACCCCGCGAAATCCAACCACCCCAGAACGATCAGGCCATGCACCTATGA